CCCGTCGTGTCGTGACATTTCGTCCCAGTCAAGTATTTAAGAAATACGTCAATTCATAGCCTCATTCAATCACCTTAACTCATCCCGCCACGAGGACCGGTCATGGGGAACGAGCCCAGGCTGGGCAGCAAGGTCTTTTATAAAATCGGCGAAGTCAGCCAGATTACCAAGCTACCGGCTTACGTGTTGCGATTCTGGGAGTCAGAGTTCCCATTTCTCAAGCCGAAGAAGAGTCGTGGGAATCAGCGGCTCTATGTCCGGCGAGAAGTCGAAACAGTCTTGGAAATCAAGCGGTTGCTCTATGAAGAAGGGTATACACTCGCGGGTGTCAAACGTTACTGGACCAGACGAGGCAGGGTGTCGAACCAACAAGTCGGGCCTAAAGAACTCGCGCAGAAACTACGAGGAAATCTCAAAGCAATTCTCAAAATCTTGGAGTCGCATTCCGACTGACGATGCTCCGGCTTCGACTCTTCCGAGCCGGTTGCA
The nucleotide sequence above comes from Nitrospirota bacterium. Encoded proteins:
- a CDS encoding MerR family transcriptional regulator produces the protein MGNEPRLGSKVFYKIGEVSQITKLPAYVLRFWESEFPFLKPKKSRGNQRLYVRREVETVLEIKRLLYEEGYTLAGVKRYWTRRGRVSNQQVGPKELAQKLRGNLKAILKILESHSD